The following DNA comes from Cellulophaga sp. HaHa_2_95.
GTATAGAAATTTCAATGGTATCTGTTTCACTTTTTACGATGGTATAACTCTGAGTATCATACCCTACATAGCTAAAGACAAGAACATCACCTTCAGATAGGCGCCTGCTGAATTCAAAATTACCATCAAAATCGGTAGACACTCCTTCATTCGTTCCTTTTAGAACAACAGAGACGCCAGGTAATGGTAAATTTTCTTGATCTACCACAAGACCTTTTACCTTGTATTTGTTGCTTTGAGTTGTATTGGTAGTAGCTTCCGGATTTGAAACTAATTCTGTTTGTACACTAGTGCTTAATGCTTCATCTTGTGCGTTAACGCTAGATATGGCACATAATGATAATAATGAGAAGCTCATAGCGCCGATACTTTTAGTTAAAAAATTAAAAGGGGAAACGTTTGAATTTGTCATTTGTAAATCATTTAATTGCGAGGTTTTAAATCGGCCGCAAGTGCTGTTTGTTGCAGTACATAAATAGTTTAATATTTCGCTTTTAGACATGGTTGTAAAATCGATTACTTCCTTTTCACAAGAGCCGCAAAAACCACCTTTATCGGTGGTACTAAAAGTACTAAATTTCTCTGAACATGGTTTCTTTACGGATACGCTAATTGAATTTTTCATATGTTTTGGTTTTAATTAGATACCTCTAAGGTATAGGAATACTAAAGCTTATAAAACCAACAATGAGGCTACACAGCTACTGAATGCGTAAACTCACCTTTTTGGTGAGTTTACCTTTTTCATTCTAATTAGTTGGTATCAATTTTTACGCGTACGCCTTCGCTATGACTGCTAAATTCTGGTGCATACATACTTTGTATCGTTGTAATACCATTACTGAAATTTCCAGCATTGTTTACACGTAAATCATATTCAAAGACATACACTCCTTTTGGTAAAAAATCAAAAAAGAAATTAGTGCTAGCATCTTTGGTACTTTCATAGTACCCTAAACCATCTTGCCATTTGTATTGAGAAAATACATTGATGGGTTCAAAACCAGCGGCACGCATATCTTTCATATGAATAAATTCCATATCCCGGTCTGATCGTAATTCAATACGTACACGCACTAAATCGCCCACAGATAATTTGGTGTTCGCTGTAATTTCAGAAATCTTCTCTCCCGTAGCTGTATTCTTTTTTAAGAACAACTTCTTTTTTAATTTCAATGGAGTTTCTGCTGAGGTAATTTTATCGAGGTCTTCAAAATATTGCCAGTAAAGGGCACCCCAAGCAATTCCATCTCCTTTTTTGCTAATTTGAACTTCGGCCATTTTCGGTGTAATTTCAGACTTGTTCCATGAAGTTTTATAGTAGCCAGTACCCGCTTCTACTTTTACACCTTCTAATTTTTCCGGAGCTAT
Coding sequences within:
- a CDS encoding carboxypeptidase-like regulatory domain-containing protein; translated protein: MKNSISVSVKKPCSEKFSTFSTTDKGGFCGSCEKEVIDFTTMSKSEILNYLCTATNSTCGRFKTSQLNDLQMTNSNVSPFNFLTKSIGAMSFSLLSLCAISSVNAQDEALSTSVQTELVSNPEATTNTTQSNKYKVKGLVVDQENLPLPGVSVVLKGTNEGVSTDFDGNFEFSRRLSEGDVLVFSYVGYDTQSYTIVKSETDTIEISILFDSADIELMGDISIEGVYQPKRNIAQKIGSIFN